One genomic region from Ovis canadensis isolate MfBH-ARS-UI-01 breed Bighorn chromosome 24, ARS-UI_OviCan_v2, whole genome shotgun sequence encodes:
- the AQP8 gene encoding aquaporin-8: MFTEAAAPMCDLESGSVKVKEPSNRGRWHGCWYERLVQPCLVELLGSALFIFIGCLSVIENGPDTGRLQPALAHGLALGLVIATLGNISGGHFNPAVSLAAMLVGGLKLTMLFPYWISQLCGGLIGAALAKAVSPEERFWNATGAAFVTVQESEQVAGAVVAEIILTTLLALTVCMGAINQKTLGPLAPFCIGFSVTVDILAGGAVSGACMNPARAFGPAMVANHWDYHWIYWLGPLLASLLVGVLIRFFIGDAKIRLILKGR, from the exons ATGTTTACAGAG GCAGCTGCACCCATGTGTGACCTGGAGTCGGGCAGCGTCAAGGTGAAGGAGCCCAGCAACAGGGGCCGGTGGCATGGGTGCTGGTACGAGCGGTTGGTGCAGCCCTGCCTGGTGGAACTGCTGGGCTCTGCTCTGTTCATCTTCATCGGCTGCCTGTCGGTCATTGAGAACGGGCCGGACACTGGGCGGCTGCAGCCGGCGCTGGCCCACGGACTGGCCCTGGGGCTGGTCATTGCTACGCTGGGGAATATCAG CGGTGGACACTTCAACCCTGCGGTGTCCCTGGCAGCCATGCTGGTCGGAGGCCTCAAGCTGACGATGCTGTTTCCCTACTGGATCTCCCAGCTGTGCGGGGGGCTGATCGGGGCCGCTTTGGCTAAG GCGGTGAGTCCCGAGGAGAGGTTCTGGAATGCGACCGGGGCGGCCTTTGTGACAGTCCAGGAGTCGGAGCAGGTGGCCGGGGCAGTGGTAGCGGAGATCATCCTGACGACACTGCTGGCCCTGACCGTGTGCATGGGCGCCATCAACCAGAAGACGCTAGGTCCTCTGGCCCCATTCTGCATCGGCTTCTCTGTCACTGTGGACATCCTGGCAGG GGGTGCTGTGTCTGGAGCGTGCATGAATCCTGCCCGGGCCTTTGGACCTGCCATGGTGGCCAACCACTGGGACTACCACTGGATCTATTGGCTGGGGCCCCTCCTGGCCAGCCTGCTTGTAGGAGTGCTCATCAG